One window of Bacteroides sp. AN502(2024) genomic DNA carries:
- the mscL gene encoding large-conductance mechanosensitive channel protein MscL — protein MGKNTFLQDFKAFAMKGNVVDMAVGVIIGGAFGKIVSSLVANIIMPPIGLLVGGANFTDLKWVMKAAEIDADGKEIAPAVTLDYGQFLQATFDFLIIAFAIFLFIRLITKLTTKKQEEVAATPPAPPAPTKEEVLLTEIRDLLKEKNSNY, from the coding sequence ATGGGAAAGAACACGTTTTTACAGGACTTTAAGGCGTTTGCTATGAAGGGTAACGTCGTCGACATGGCTGTCGGAGTTATTATTGGTGGTGCATTTGGAAAAATCGTATCATCATTGGTTGCTAATATTATTATGCCCCCGATTGGTTTACTGGTCGGTGGTGCGAACTTTACGGATTTGAAATGGGTGATGAAAGCAGCGGAGATTGATGCTGATGGCAAGGAGATAGCTCCGGCCGTGACGTTGGATTATGGTCAGTTTCTGCAGGCCACCTTTGATTTTTTGATTATAGCTTTCGCTATATTCTTATTTATACGGTTGATTACGAAGTTGACAACTAAAAAACAGGAAGAAGTGGCAGCTACTCCTCCAGCTCCTCCTGCACCAACGAAGGAAGAGGTTTTATTGACGGAGATACGTGATTTATTGAAAGAAAAGAATTCAAATTATTGA